TCCTTCCTTCTCACCTAATGAGCTGTCGGAGTCGATGGGCTTCACTTGCCTTCGCCTGCCTTTCCAGGGTGTGTACTTGTGATGGCGCACGAGGCTGTCAACCACTCACCACAGCAAACTGCAGGTTGGGGGAACCTCAACTCAGTGTATCATCTGGCTGTTTCTACAAGGCTTTGATACTGATTAGATATCGTTGCACACACAGGCATTTAGGAAGCGAACGATTTCTTCTGTTAGAAGGCAAAGGAGAGGAATGGCAGACGGCTAGCGCCCACAGGTCAGAGGCTAGATGTAGAAATCAAGGTAATGCGTGCTTTGAGATGCATGAATGCAATTCAATTCGAGTGATATGAACTATAAATATGGTTGGTCATTTGATAGTGATCCTCTCTTTGACCGAATAGATTCCCTGTGccatctcagtaacactgatctatTATTTCTCGATTGCGCCAGTTCTATAATGCCTGTCATCATGGAACTGCGTTTCTAGGGATTCACTTGTAAGATATCAAGTAAGATTTAGATTATCAGCATCCTCCAATTAAGGAACCCATATCCCCGTTGGCCCGACCTCCACTTACACATACAAAACGAGTTAAGGAAATTTGTGGTTTCTGAGTGGATAAGACCAACGCAATGCACTAAAGTGCTCCGGCCGGTGCTATGACGGTAGAAAGCAAGTCGTTGCACGATTTGTTTGGAGAAAAACAAGACAAACGTGACCAGGAAGTATCAGATGATAAGGATCACCAGCTAAAATGTACTTTGGCTCACATACATAACCTTCACAAATCTGGATAATATAATGCGCAAGTCAAAGAGCCAGCTGTAGAGGATGCAATTGCCCTAAGCAAAACAAATATCACTGATAACCAATATAAGCAAAAATGCTCAAACCATCTTTGACTATTAAGGACTGAAAATTAAAATCCGTGTGTTTGAGTTGAAACATCTGTTATTgtgctaataaacataatatgctttgttcttttgtttcatcacatatggAAGCTTCTGATTTCTCTCCTCTTATTTGAGCTTGCTTTCCTATTTACATGCTTATTCTCTTTTATGCATACTCCTCAAATAATGACATTTACAATATAATCAAAACACACTCAATTGCATAGAATCTCCAAACTTGATTCCAGAGAAGGCACTAGGTTTAGTGGACACCAGACTCCTTAGGAATGATGAGGATTAAATAAACTGATTCAAATAGGTCCAATTCTAACCCTACATACTATGATTTACATGTACCTGACAAAATGACAGCAAATGAGAAACTTAAAGGCttcagagaagaaaagaaaattgattactttggtaaatcaataaaaatctgctACGGGTGGAGAAAGTGAAGAGTGGATGGCACGTTAGAAGCTGGAAGCTCCACTCAAGCTGAATCAGTTAGTTTCTCAGGTCGCCACTCGGATTTCTCTGCACAAAGTATTCCCTCTTGATCTTTCGAAAAGGTCAAACGGACTTCCCAGTGCAGTGATTTCAGTAGACTCTCAACTTCACTTGTAGTGACAGAATCATCACGAACAATGATTTTACCACCTGGCCTCACTATCCTATCAACCTCGGCTATCAGAGGCAAAATCTTACACCTGAAAACCAGTAGTAGTTTCTGTCACTGCACCAAAATACTACTTGTACAACAATCACAGTGCGAAAAATTACAAGGATGACAAAAACTGACCTCTGTTTTATCTGAGAAAACAAGCGATCAGCATGCAGCAAGTCATAGGATCTGGGATAGGTGCTGAAAGATTCACACCAGTCATGATAAATTCCGAAAAGCCCACGCTCGTATATTATGGGCAGCGTGTCAGGGTCATCAATATTCACCACATTCATGACCCAGACCTTTAAATCTTTTAGTGCAGCTGCAAATCTGCAAGCAAAGTAAGATTTTGTTGAGATGGAAGGTGGAATGATTCAAGAATTGCTAAATAATTCATAATTGTTCAAGCCAAATGGTACCCTCCATAGACTGCTCTCATGTCCATGACATTTCTCACGTTGGACCAGCGAATGCCAAAACCAGTGAGATAAGATTTTGCTACAACTCGCTTCCAGTGTTCATAATCTGATGTGAAATCAACAGGGGCTGGCTTCCCGTAGATTCCCATCTGAGAGCTGTTTAACCAGTAAGGGGGCACCTGCAACCGGCGTGGCCATTCTTTGGGCCACCGTGACGCTCTTTCAGATCCATCAACCGGCACTCTATGCATGCAGGGTTTTAAGGGTATGTGCCTGAGAGAAATAATAAACAAGAGCTGGAAGAAATTAAATGGACAAATTTAAGGCGAATACAATTTGTGCACTCTATGGTCAGTCTAGGGGGTTAAGAGCAAGCTTACCCAGACATGTGtgctaaaaaaaaaaagtgaaaacagATCATAATAAAGTTGTGGTAGTTCTGTGGAAATGTTCAACATGTAGAAGTGAGATCTAATCAGCTGTCAGCTTAACCCAAGTTTTAACACATCTACACAGGTTAAACatataaatttatcaaaatttaacatattataaataaattctcAGCCAATGTTTCATGCTCTAAATATTTGCTTCAAACTTCTGGTAATGGGATCTTGTGGGTGGACAAGATGTTTGCAACTCTGGAAGGCAAGTTTTCATGACTGCTTTAAGCAATCGCTTCTGCACCTTTGTGAGTCAAATGCAATCAGCAAAAAACACTAGGGTAGATCCCAGAGTTGATAGCATTAGTGAAATAGGAAGAGCTCAAATTTGCAAAAAGATTTTATTTGAAAAACAAATTTGCAAAAAGAACTACTTGGAAATTGATCAGATCACAGTACACAAAACAAAAAAGCTAACTTGAGAAAAGGTTTAAGCTTCTAATCTGCTTCAAGTTTACGAAATCATTGGTTTACTACTTTAATTACAGCTTGGATGATGCTAAGAATACTAAAATGGACTTGATTGCAATTTGTATTCAAACTAGAACAATAAGTAAAGAAGTTTCCATGGTAATCTTACCAAGCTGCGTTTGGATCATCCTCATCCTTGCACATGGGTGGACTATGACGCTTTCTATTGTCATAACACTCATTTGAAATAGGCTTACGATAGAAGGCAGCTGCAACAGAATTCAATTTGTCCTTCTTGACAGCAACAAGGTCCCAGCACATGGATATTGTAAGAGATTTCATGGCTGCAACAGCAAAATAGCACAATACTTATGTCAGCTTGGTTTGATGAAACAAAAAATGGCAATAGCTTGAAAAGCAACCTTTCCAGATATCCACATCTTCTTTCAGTTTCTGATAAACCGGTGTTGCTGACCAGACAAAGTATCCTCCGGGTCGCAAGACTCGGTTTAGTTCCAACAGAAGAGTACCACCTAGGATGCAGTTTGAAGACAAGTCTTATCAAGCAAACTGCAACAGGATCAAGATAAATATTGAAAGCACTGAATTCTAAAAGAGATACCCTCTGCATGCCATGGGACACGGCAGCGTGCACAATGCACAACATCAAAGACCATGCTGGGAAATGGCAGACGCTGAGAACCCATTACTGCAGATATTGCTGGGATTCCTCGCTCCAATGCAAACTGAACTTGAGCTTCATGTTCATCTTTTGGAGCAAAAGACATTGTAAGAACGTCCCTCTCAAAGAGATAGCCACCAAAGCTGGCCACCCCACAGCCAACATCTAGTACCACACGGCTCCGCTTTCCCCAAGTAATATCACGTACTGACTGCAACCAGATCAAAAGATGCTATAAACAAATGCAATCAGAAAACCGGAACTTGATGAGGTCAACTCCCAAGTCTCATGAAATGGCATAATTATGGTTGATAATTGATAATCAAATGTAACAAAAACAAGCTTTTCTTTGTTTAAAAACAAAGGTACTAAGCCCAAAGATGTAGCAGGGAACCGGTGACCTCCTTAGTCACTATTGATGTTCATACCATatgtattcattttttttttttttcttcaacagATTAAACTGTCCAGCCCGGTCATAAACATGCATCATCCAACTTCTTATTAAACATGGAGTTGGTAATAATTAAGCATATAGTATGATCTTCTGCAAACCTAAGCTTCACCCTTTCTTCGGAGGTATTAAGTTCCTGAGCCAAGGCAAGCCAGTAGTCTTGCAGTCAAATGCTAAAGCTAGTTAATGGAAGAACTGAACTGATTAATGGAGGAGAAACCCTCTCATTGTCCTGAACTTCAAATAGTCAAAAAGGGAAGCTAAAAGTAGTACCATAAATATATAACCAACTGTCTCTAAAGCAGTAATGTTGGAGGATAAGATGCATGCAATTGTAAAAACACCGAAGGCAGGAAACGTAAAAAATTCCCAGATGTATTTCCATAGAATTTAATAGCCATTTCTTGAggaaaaatcctttttttttatattttaaatttttgttagaTAACTGAGTTCCCCCAAACTATTCCCTGGTCTCTTAGGTACCTAGCCCCTGTGAGAGTAAATAGATTCGTTTGGTGGCTCATACCTTGGCCCACTTTAATCCTGAAAAAACAATCTTACTGTAAGACAAAGGTCCACCCAAGTATCAAATAAGCAACCTTACCATGGGATAAATTGCACTCTGATATATATTGTAAATTAATCCTTATAATGTAAGTGCCCCATGAAGTAATATTTATAATGTAAGTGCACTCTGATTATATAAAGTGTAAACTTTACTCGCTGGCGTAGGATGTAATATTTCTCAATATAATCAGACAGAAAGGATAAATGCTAGCACCTATCAGAAGGAGAAATCTGAACTCACCTGCTGGATGAAATCGATATAATGAAGTGCCCCATGTATGAACTGTGTTCCACCACCAGGAAACGTGAGGTATTCTCCTGTGACTTTCACCCAGTTCTGATGACCCTTCACTTCCGCAAGCTTTGTGCGAGGCACATTGCTGTACCATATCTGCAGAGGACATCAATGGACATTCATAATCAGACACTGCCACAAAAATGTATAAGCAACAAATTTTTGGTATCAGAATTACCCTGTCTCTACTCTTTGGCCACTCGATGGATCGCTTGTATCCATCTGGAAGACGCACCAGGCATGTCGGTCCTTCCTCTGGGCAGTGCCGCTCTCGGTGTTCAAAGTGTCTGAAGCTATGTAGCTGCTTGATGGCCTTCTCATTGTCAAGACAAGGGATGTAGTCAGGGCCAGCAGTGACATTGCAGAGCTTCCACTCCTGTCCAAGTGAGTTCCCAGCATTCCCCTCTGAATCGCTGCCTTCGCTCAaattctcctctcttctcctttcctTCTCGTTATCGGAGTGGTCGGCCTGTGTCGCCCATGGCATCTTCCTGTCACCGCCGCTGTCCTTAGATGCATCTGACTGTGCCCTGTCTGACAGAGACTCACCTGCATTAGGGTCATTCAGTTTCTCGCTCTGTTGTCCATTGCCTACTTGTTCTGAGTCATTGGTGATCTCCTCTTCCATCTGTCGTTCGGATTGCGGCTGCTGCTGGTCGTTGCCACCTCCTCctgtttcttcttgttgctggcTCTCGTTTGATACCTCCTCTGCTTTCTCATCAGACTGCGTTTGGCTCTCATCAACCGACTCTTCTCTCTGTGGTTGGTTCTCATTGGTAACCTGCTGTATCTTCTCCACTTGGTCATGGTTCTCGTCAATCTCAGGCTGGCTCTCCTGCTGATTCCCTAGGCTGTCACCTTCAGTCTGCTGCAGCTGCTGGGATTCTTGCTGGTTCTGCTCGCCCTCACCACCGGGTAGCTGCTCGTCGTGCTCCCTCTGCTGCTCTTCGTGGGTTTGCTCCTCTTGACTGTCGCTCCcagtctgctgctgctgctcaggTTCTCGCTGGTTCTCCTCGCCCTCGCGGCTCGGTAACTGCTCGTCGTGCTGCCTCTGCTGCTCTTCGTGGATTTGCTCCTCCTGGCTGTCACTCCCGGTCTGCTGCGGCTGCTGGGTTTCTTGCTGGCTCTCCTCCCCCTCGCCGACCGGTAGCTGTTCGTCGTGCTCCCTCTGCTCCTGTTCATGGATTTCCTCCTCGCTCAGCCGCTTGCCGTCCTGTGTTCCTCCGTCCAAATCGCGACCCACCAGCCGCTGATCTCCGCCACGATTCCCCTTCTCTCCCTCTTCCTTGTTCTCTCCGACCGTCTGCTCCTGGTTCTCTTCATTGCTGCCGTTTTGGGTCTCCTCCGCCTCCTGCGGACGCTCGAGTTCCTGCCTGCCTTTAGATTCTTCTTCGCCTCCGGACCTGTTCTCGTTCTCTCTACGGGAGGAAGCCGAATCGATCTGGTTCTCTTGATCCGAGCTCGTGTCCCTGGACTCCCCAAGGGAGGAGATCTTGGAACCGGACCTGTTCTCGTCCTCGCCACCGTCGTCACCTTTAATGGCGTCCTCCTCCGCGTCCGGAGGAGGGTCTCTGAAGGCGACGATGCGAGAAGCGCCAGACTTGGAGGCCGACGAATACGAGGAGGAGGAGATACGAGAGCTGGTGTCGGTGGTCGCGTGAGGCGGGATGACGGAAGAGGAAGACAGCATCCACACTCCCAGTATGCAGAACGCCACGAAGACCACAATGGTAACGTAGTAGGAGAAGGACGACATGGACGACGACGCATGGCGCTTCCCCGCCCGCGAGCTCTTGCCAAAGCCAGCCATTGCCCCGCTCCTTCTCCGCCGCGCCTGCCTCCGTCGCCTGACACTCGCCCTAGCCCTTTTAAGCCCAGGGAAGCGGCGGGGGCGGAGGAGGGTGTTCAAAGAGGACAGTGGAACGGTTCAAGTCGAGATCGCGCAGATCCCTCAGCGTCGGAGGCGGAGGAGCGCGGCGGGATCCACGCTTCCAGCAgtagcagaggaggaggaggtggtccaATCACGGCACTTCACTCCCTCCCCAGGCTTCGCTCACACTGAGACAGCTGCTAACTTTGTGCTGGCGAGTAAGGACGACAGCGGGGCGACAGACCACGAGATCGGGATCCGGGGATTGACGCGTTCAACTCGGACCGGGTTCGATCCGGAGAATCGGGATGGGGTCATGGTATGGTTCTCAAAAATCAGTTGGGATAGAGGTTAAGATcgggtcttttttttttttatctccatCCTGCAAAAGAAATAATTAGTTATGATATTTTTCGTATTAAATAATTCATTTAATGTCTGTTTTCTAAATATGATTGGTGCTTGTGTTGGTTAAACGTGCATTTAATATTATAAATCATTTCAGATAGGTTGTTCGGCATAAGGATGGAGATTGGTGATCTTAGAGCCAGTCAGATTCCACTTACCCCGGCCCCGTCGATGGGAGGTGAAATGATTACAGGGGGGGGAAGACGGTGAGACTTTGCAGCATTCTGCTTGTTTGTGTGGATTGGAAGGGAATAAAGTAGTCCATGTTTTCTGCTCGGGGACCGGAAGCACTCGCATTAGATTTGCATTGCATTTTGCACCGTCTTTTCTGACCTTCGTTTCCGCTGATATAACTGCAAAACACATTTGATAGAGCCaaatttattttatgatatttttgataAAACCTTTATCAACTAAACTAGTTAATACTTCAAATTGAGCATACCATAGAATAAGAAAACTGAGCTGTATGACATGATGGAGAATAATTCTTACTATTGTGCAATGCACCAAACAGAATCAGAAAATTAGAGTTCTCATACAAACCTGCATGCATGCAGAAAATACCAGATCATCATGGATGAAGCTTATAATTGGATATGCAGAGTGCATAGCGACAAAGTTTCGATCACATCTGATTTTACTTCCTCATCACACAATCGAAAATTCTGCTCCAAATACAAAACGATGCGAAATGTCCAGAAGTATACAGCAGTATGAGGCTCTACAAACCACCTGTGTCATTTCTCCGATACTTCTACCACCTGATTCAAGAATTCTACAATCTGCCGGCACACTCACTGAAGATTGTGGTCTAAGAATGCATCCTTCAGAGAAGGATTTCAAGTTTTGCTCTAGTGTTGTCACTAAAACAAAAAGGTTGCGGGTCATCAGAGAGACAAATTTAACGGGTAGTAAGAGCGATTGTAAAGAAATTAAGCTTAAATAATTTAAAACCATCACATAGAGCATTCCTGCTAGCTATTCAGGCTACTTGTAGAATTCACAAGGATCTTCTTAGTCTATATACATTTAAGTAGATGTTTTGTCAAATGGCTATAGTTCTTACTCGAAGTGCTTGAAcaatttccttttttgctcttagtGGTCCGCCACTAAGATACTCAACAAGGACTAACTAGTTGCCAAGAACCCCACCTCCTACAGACTTCCCAAACACACACACATTCTAATGTGTCAACTATAAAAGATAAAAGGCCCCAAATCCTACTGTGCATATTAAGTTTCTTCATAAAAGCATAAAATTCTTCAGATGCAACTTCTCCTTTTGATATCAATGATCTTCAAGGAACACATTTTGATACCATTAAATAAGTTAATCAACATCCAAAAGAACACAAGGTCACGAACCAACTTAATATGAGGTTCATTTATCTGAGATCACtgcaattttcaaaaaatacttttcaaaaaATACTTTTCAACTTAATATGAGGTCCAACTCACCAGTGGCTTTGGGCCATGATGTGCCTCCAGCTCCATCTAATTGACACAACTTAATGAGATGATAAATTGACATAATGTTCCATAAAACAAACTTTCAAAAACATGTGTAAGAGATATAGAAACAGCAAAATGACCAACTAATAAGATGTAGTATAATAGTTACAGTTTATTGGTCACACAAAAAAGTAATTCAATCAAGTTATGAAAACAATCTCTTTGCTTCCACAGTCAAagttgcttacattgattctcGTCAGATTTTGCACTAGTGATACCTTGCACATAGGTGCCTTTTTATTAAAAAGAATAGTCTTGCCTCTTCTATCTTGCACTCTAAAAAACTAAAGAAATATacagagttaaaaaaaaaagcaattggATAATTATTTGAAGCTTAAATGGTTTTTTTTTACCTTCAACAAGAATAACACTTGAAAAACATGTATTGATGTATAAACCAGGTCCATCATATATAACCTACTTAGAATATGTTTTGACAGTTGAAGTGGTTTAACCAGTATCTAGCAGAATAGCCAGTAGTTGTATATCCCGCTAAAACGAAAATGGTTAAGGATTTCAGACATCTAATTTGCTATTTAATCACAAAATGAAGTCTATATATATTGCACAAACAAAAGAAACTTGCTTCCCTAGCATCTGCAACTTTGGATATATCAGTTAGACAGTCTACTTCTGCAGTCTTCATGAAACATTTTGTGCATCTTTGTTGACTGCACATGTCGCTGCCCTCTTGTCCATTAAATTAAATTGTTCAACATTAATAAGGAAACTGAGAATCAAGATACAAGAAAGTTATGACAAAAAATTGACACTCGCATCTGCTATGCAATGGGCCATAGAGGAGGGGGTCTCCAAGAAAACAGTACATCTTAACTGATGTCACATTTGAGAGGCAAATACCTTCTAGGATCTAGACAAATTTATCATAAACAATATGAGGCCTGGGGTAAGGTTTCACAGGATCTGATAGGCAAAGACTTCTTcagataaaaaaagataatatagcCATGTACAGATGCTTTGATGTCTGCTAAAAAGTGACCAAACAATAATGAATTCTACTCCCACAACTATCATTTCCTTTTACTTGATGGTTCTCCCTACAATTTTTCTCTGATCCTTTTTCAGATCTTAATCAAGGAGAGCTTCCAGCAGAAAATTTTATCTTATTCACCTCCTTGTAAATTCCAATGAGATGATTCTTTCTTAAAGTCAGGCAAGAAAACACTTTTCTCACCCAGTCAATCAACATCATTTACATCCAAACCACTTCTAGAGAGTTACAACTCTGTGTTGTTGATAATTCTAGTAGATCTCTGCACTCCTTGTTCAAAACATTTTGTTTGGGAACCGATTATTACAAATTATTCATGTCACATTCACCTTATGAACAGAAATCCTCTCTGATAACCAATACACTTAATCACATAACCAACTGATCCATAGACATTTAGAAATGTTTCTAACAAATTAGTAACAACTGCGGTAGTCCATAAATTCATAAGCAAACAGCCATTACCAAGACATACTTTGATCCCTCTTAGGTGGTAAACCGTGAAGGTCTAGCATAAATGGCAAGTATTCATCATTGAATATGCAGCAAAACTTCTAGTGGACTTACTTTCTTAGGCACTCAGCAGATTTTATGTCAGCAATAACTTCCAAATAACACAAGCAACGAAATTTCCTGATGGTTATTCAGAGCAAATACATCTACAAGTCACATGAAGGATGAAAGAAGATCCAACCATCAGGGCGACTGTCACAGGGAACTTCAAATTTCACATATTCTACCATACAGATATGCATAATTGCTAACTTTTGTTCCTGATGTACCAAACAAAGAGAGTTCAGGAAGGTTACAGTAATATGCTAATGTCAAATTGCAAATCCAGGTACTTGTTGTCCTTTTTTAATGGCAAAAGTTCCAACAACTGACAACTAGTCAGCACATTGTATTGTGAAACTTATAACTTAGTTAGAACGTTATTCCTTTAAATTTTCTCCATGCTTCATGTAACAGATTATCtccatctcatcatcatcatcatcatcatcatcattattattctgCAAAAGATAAATGACGAATGCAGGATTCGAGCCCAAAATCTTGCAATATACTGTCAAAGTCTTTACCATCGAAAACATCAACTCTTGCTTTGTTGCACTTTACGTTCTTCAAATACACAGGACAAAAGTTTCTACCTTAagcattttcttcatttttcattAGATTACAGAACACATATCTAACACTTTTGAATTAAATTCTTAATCATTAACCACGCTTTCAAGTTATTATGGTTATTAACATAAACCAagcatttctttttcttcttaataTTTTGATAGTAATTTCAAGTCATTGCGCAATTTTTCTGTAAACCATGATCAAATTCCGAAAATATCCCAACCGCCGGACATATCCACTATTACAAACGCCAGATGGTTTAGATCAAGAATTGCAGGACGGATGACGCCATTGTCATGAGTTGCAACACCCAAATAGACGAAAGTGATCCGAACCTGCTTCCGCACTTCTTCCGAAAGAGGGAGCAAGCCATTCCGATCTCCTCTTTCCAATCCCAAATAGTTCCCCAATGTCTTCCCCACAACTCTACATCACAACTCTGTCGcgtattattattatattgagCACCATCTTCAGGGAAAAACATCAACCAAATGCGACGGAAAAGGCTAATTCTAACCCTCAGCATTAGGGTTTAAGAAGATGGGACAAAGGTAGGAGGCCGGCCGCACCTTGGAACAAGACGGCGAGCGCCGTCAAGCGGTGATCGGAGCGGCCGATGCCACGGTCGCTGTCGCGGAAGCGAGGCAAGAAAGAGTCGGTGTGCTTTGATCCCGAGACCTCTCTCCCTCACCGTCGTTTCTCGGGCGGGAGAAGAACCCCATCAAGGAAGCCGGGAATCGGTGTTTCTTGAAGCCTTGCTTGGGCCTCTTAATGGACCTAAGAGACCTTTCCAGCCCATCAACCCATTTcttgaatgtatatatatatatatatatattcaataaggTTAATACAAGTGATAATTTGATCTGAACGAGTCAGCTTTCATGTTGGATCATGAGCTCAAAATCACCATATAGTTTCGTCGTGatttagggttaattgaaatctaTGATACAAGAAACTAATTGcctataagaaaagtactaacacTCAATTTGTGACCATCAAAGCCTCATCCTTCATATTTAGATGATTTGTACTTTGATTATGAAGCAGTCCAAGGATTCAAATGTCTTTCTATCATACTCAGCCATTTTCTTTATTTATTAAGGGAAATGGTGTTTTGAGTAAAGAAGCTGATTTTATAAAATTAGGCCACAATTATGCTAACCACATTAACAAAAATAAGGATTAATTGCATTGCATTgtgtacattaaaaaaaaatgcaaatcaGACACTGGAGGGAAACACCTTTTAATACTTTCCACTAGCAGAAGTCCATTGTACCTCTAATCCATTAAAATTTCAGCATTGTCATCTAACAACTGTTGTGATATATCTGTCAAGTCAAATAGTTTTAGATTGAGTGAAGAAGAATTTTCTTTTTGGAATTGATAAACAACAACTGAGTCTATTGACCAAACAATTTTTCTAACCAATCTTCGAACTCTGGAGCAGTTCGGAAGAAAAG
Above is a genomic segment from Musa acuminata AAA Group cultivar baxijiao chromosome BXJ3-4, Cavendish_Baxijiao_AAA, whole genome shotgun sequence containing:
- the LOC103983228 gene encoding probable methyltransferase PMT27; amino-acid sequence: MAGFGKSSRAGKRHASSSMSSFSYYVTIVVFVAFCILGVWMLSSSSVIPPHATTDTSSRISSSSYSSASKSGASRIVAFRDPPPDAEEDAIKGDDGGEDENRSGSKISSLGESRDTSSDQENQIDSASSRRENENRSGGEEESKGRQELERPQEAEETQNGSNEENQEQTVGENKEEGEKGNRGGDQRLVGRDLDGGTQDGKRLSEEEIHEQEQREHDEQLPVGEGEESQQETQQPQQTGSDSQEEQIHEEQQRQHDEQLPSREGEENQREPEQQQQTGSDSQEEQTHEEQQREHDEQLPGGEGEQNQQESQQLQQTEGDSLGNQQESQPEIDENHDQVEKIQQVTNENQPQREESVDESQTQSDEKAEEVSNESQQQEETGGGGNDQQQPQSERQMEEEITNDSEQVGNGQQSEKLNDPNAGESLSDRAQSDASKDSGGDRKMPWATQADHSDNEKERRREENLSEGSDSEGNAGNSLGQEWKLCNVTAGPDYIPCLDNEKAIKQLHSFRHFEHRERHCPEEGPTCLVRLPDGYKRSIEWPKSRDRIWYSNVPRTKLAEVKGHQNWVKVTGEYLTFPGGGTQFIHGALHYIDFIQQSVRDITWGKRSRVVLDVGCGVASFGGYLFERDVLTMSFAPKDEHEAQVQFALERGIPAISAVMGSQRLPFPSMVFDVVHCARCRVPWHAEGGTLLLELNRVLRPGGYFVWSATPVYQKLKEDVDIWKAMKSLTISMCWDLVAVKKDKLNSVAAAFYRKPISNECYDNRKRHSPPMCKDEDDPNAAWHIPLKPCMHRVPVDGSERASRWPKEWPRRLQVPPYWLNSSQMGIYGKPAPVDFTSDYEHWKRVVAKSYLTGFGIRWSNVRNVMDMRAVYGGFAAALKDLKVWVMNVVNIDDPDTLPIIYERGLFGIYHDWCESFSTYPRSYDLLHADRLFSQIKQRCKILPLIAEVDRIVRPGGKIIVRDDSVTTSEVESLLKSLHWEVRLTFSKDQEGILCAEKSEWRPEKLTDSA